DNA sequence from the Streptomyces sp. NBC_01264 genome:
TCCTCTCGTTGCGTGCGGGTGGGGTGTTTCCGATGCTGCGACGCCCGGCCTCCGGTGTCGAACCGCGCTCCCGTTGCCTGCCGCGGTGCTGGGGACAACCTGCCCTTAGGGCGGCCCTCCGTAGCCTCTGGGCCATGCGTCCGTCCCTCGGACTCCCGTGCGCCCGGCGGCCTTTCGCCCGTGCGGTCCGTTCCCCAGCCGGGACGGGGCGCCCGGCTGACGGATCCGGGGCCCCGGCCCCCTCTGAGCCCCACTCCCCCCGCCGCCGACGCGGCCGCCCACCCCGAAAGGACGGACCACCTCCATGTCCGACAGCAGTACGTGGCAACCCCATTCACCATCTCCGCAGCGTGCGACCTCCGGCCGCCACCGCAAGCCCGCCGGCCCGGGACCGCTGACCGCGCTGCGCGTCGGTGTCACCACCGGGGTGCTCGGTACCGTCGCGGCGATCACCCCGGTGGCGGCCGACGCCGTCACCAACCCGGCTGCCGGGGAACGCGAATCCGTCACCATGGAGCTGGACCTGACGTCGTTCCTGGACTCGATCACCGCCGAGACGGCCGACGCCGTCCGGCAGACGGGCGAGGCCCACGCCCGCGAGGCGGCCGCGAAGCAGGCGGCGGCGGAGGCCAAGGCGGAAGCGAAGGCGGCGGCGGAGAAGGCCGCCGCCGAGGAGGCCGCGCGGCAGAAGGCCGCACAGGAAAAGGCCGCACGGGAGAAAGCGGCCAGAGAGAAGGCCGCACGGGAAAAGGCGGCCAAAGCCAGGGCCGCGAAGGCGGCCGCCGCGCAAGCCGCCCGGACCTCCGCCGTCACCCCGGGCTCCGGCACCACCACTTCCGGGACCGGAGCGGCGGCCGTGATCGAGTTCGCCCGGGGCCAGTTGGGAACCGCCTACATCATGGGCGGTACCAGTGCGACGGGTTGGGACTGCTCCGGGCTGGTGCAGGCCGCCTACCGACAGGCGGGGATCGAGCTTCCGCGCGTGTCCCAGAGCCAGTCGGCCGTGGGCTCCTCGGTACCGCTCGGCGACCTACGGGCCGGTGACATCCTCTACTGGGGCTCTCCCGGCAGTGCGCACCACGTCGCCCTCTACATCGGCGACGGCAAGTTCATCGGTGCGCAGAACCCATCGGTCGGCGTCGTCGAGCGCGACTTGGCCTACGACGCCCCCTCGGGGGCGGTCCGGCTGCTGTGAAGCGACAGCCGGGCACCATGGAGAGGGCCAGGGCCCCCGTGCCGGAGCGGCAGCCATATGGCTGCCGCTCCGGCACGGGGGCCCTGGCCCTCCGCGAAGTGGCCGGTCAGCCGACGCTCACCGCGAGCGGACCGGCCGAGGAGTTGAGATAGGTCACGAGCAGGACGACCTCGTCGCCGCCCGTGTTGATGCCCTCGTGCACGTGCTCCTCTCCCCGGGGCTCCAGGAGGGCGTCACCCGCGTGGTAGACGTGGGTCGGGCCGTTGTCGGCGACGTGCGTCAGCTCGCCCTGCTCGACGACGGCCAACACGTCTCCCGGGTGGAAGTGCCGGCCCGTGCTCCCGGACACGGGGATCGTGATCCGCCGTATGAGCACTTCCGACACGCCGTCGGCGTGCAGTTCCATCGGCTCCGGGGCGGTTCCCCGGGCGAGGTGCCGGGCCGTCGGGGCATACGGATGGTCGTCGTACTCCTCGGCACGGACGTCACCGGCCGGCACGGTCGGCCGGCGCCTGGCGCGCAGGGGGCGGATGCGGGGGGATGTGGTGGCCATGGGAGCCTCCGGGTTCGAGTCGTCTTGCTGCCCCCTCAGCCTCCGGCCGGACCGGCCGGCCGGCACCCCCCGGGCGGGGGACGTCAGCGGTTGACGGACCGGTCCCCCGGTGAGGGCCGCAGGCCGGAGCTCAGTTCAGCGCGAAACCCGCGTACACGGTCTTGCCGCACCCCTCGTCCTGGCGCGGCGCCACGCCCCAGCGGTCGGCGAGGGCGGTCACCAGCTGGCAGCCGTAGCCGCCGGTCTCGCCCTTCGCCTCGTCCACGGGTTCCCGGGGCGTGGTCTCGGACCCGTCCTCGACCTCGACCACCAGCTCGCCCCGCTCGCAGCGCACCCGCACCTCGTCGGCGCCGCCGGCGTGCCGGCAGGCATTGGTGACCAGCTCGGAGACCACCAGGAGGACGTCATCGGCCCGGCGCACGGCCTCCTGACACCCGGCGCGACTGCACCCGTCGATCAGGTCGGCCACGAGCTTGCGGGCCTCCCGGACCGCCAGGCTCGCGCAGCCGGGGCGAAGCAGTGACGATGCGGTGCAGTGGGGCTCGAAAGCGCTCACGATCAATCCCATTTCAGACGATTGAGGCGGAGGTCTGCAGATTTCGCTTCTTATGACCCGTCAAGCACACCCCAGCGGCCTCGTCCGGGTATCCACCAGCGGGCCATCCCGGCGTCCGAGAGCGGGTCGTCCGGTGGCCGCGGCCGGGTCCCCCGAACGGCCCTCCCCGGATCGGCGCCGCGGCCACGCCCCCGCGGCCCTGCCCCGCCGCCCCGCCCGGCCCTGCCCTGCCCTGCGGCGGCACCGCCCCGCCCTGCCGCCCGGGCTCGCTCCCCCGGTCCCTTCCCCCGTGCGGTGGAACCGCCCTTCTCCCCCGCACGGCATCCTCGTCGCACCAGCGACACGAGGAGCCCCGGAGCCGGGGACGGACGGGAGCCCCTGACGTGAACAGAACGGTCCGGCGCACGGCCGTGCTGCTGCTGCTCCTTCTCCTGGCCCTGCTCGTTCGCGCCACCTGGATCCAGGGCCCCGGCGCCGGGGCCCTGGCCGACAACGACCACAACCGGCGGTTCGCGCTGCGCCGCTACGCCCGGCCCCTCGGCGACATCTACGCGGGCGGGCAGCCCCTGACAGGTTCGGAGCACACCGGGTCGGGGCCCCTCGCCTACCAGCGGACCTACGCCGACGGTCCCCTCTACGCTCCCGTGACCGGCTACGACTCCCAGCTCTACGGCAGCACCCTGCTCGAGCGGCTCTACCGGGGCGATCTGGACGGCACGGACACCCGCATGCAGTCCCCCCTGGACGTGCTGACGAAAAGCCCCGGCCCCCCGGGCGCGGTGATGACCACCATCGACCCCGCGGTCCAGCGGGCCGGCTTCGCCGCCCTGAGCGGTGCCTCGGGAGGCGCCGTGGCCCTCGATCCGGCGTCGGGCGCCGTCCTGGCCATGGTCAGCTCACCCTCCTACGACCCCGGACTCATCAGCGGCGGCCCCGGCGCGGCCGCGGCCTGGAAGAAGTTGTCCGCCGACCGCGGCCGCGCCATGGCCAACCTCGCGCTGCGCGAACCCGTTGCACCCGGCTCCGCGTTCAAGCTGGTCACCGCCGCCGCGGCGCTGGAGGACGGGCTCTACCCGTCGGTCGACACACCGACCCGCAGCCCCCTCCCGTACACCCTGCCGGGCACGCGGACCCCCCTGCCCAACGAGGACGCGTCCGCGCCCTGCCGCAACGCCACGCTGCGCACGGCCCTGCGGTACTCGTGCAACAACGTGTTCGCGAACGTCGCCCATGACCTGGGGCAGCCGAAGATGCTCGCCATGGCCCGGAAGTTCGGCTTCGACGAGCCCCGGCAGGACTTCCCCGTCCGGGCCGCCACCAGCGTGTATCCCACGTCGGCGATGACGGAGTCCTCGCTCGCCCTCACCGGCATCGGGCAGTTCGACGTCACCGCGACTCCCCTGCAGATGGCCATGGTCTCGGCGGCCATCGTGAACGACGGCAGGCTGGCGGCACCGTACCTGGTCTCCGAGGTCACCGATCACGGCGGACGCCCGGTGCTGAGCGTTCCCCGGGGCGGCACCTCCCAGGTGATCAGCCCGCAGACGGCCGAGCAGCTCCGCAGCGCGATGGAGACCGTGGTCGGCAAGGGCAGCGGCGCGGCGGCCCGCGTGCCGGGGGCGGAGGTCGGCGGCAAGACCGGCACCGCCCAGCGGGGCGTCGGCAACAGCGGGAACCCGTACGCCTGGTTCACCGCGTACGGTCGCAAGGGCGACCGGCAGGTGGCCGTCGCGGTATGGATCCGGGACTCCGCCGCCGCCCGCTCCGAGGTCTCCGGAGGACGGCTGGCCGCGCCCGTGGCGGCACGGATGATGACCGCGGCCCTGAACCACTGACCCGGGCGGCCGTGGCCGCGGCTCCGTAGCGCCTCCCCCAGCCGGAACCGCTCCGGGCCGTCCCCTCCTGCCGGCCGCCCCTGCCGGACCCTCCTGCCGGACCCTGGCCAGGCACCCCTCCGGCCGGATGCGCACGCACGCTGCCCGGACGTCTACCCCGGAGGCGGCTGCGGCCGGGGCATCGCCGGACGCATCGTACGGAGGACCACCTGTGCTGCACGCCCACCGGGCAGTACCGCTCCAAGGAACCGACATGCCTCGTTCGCCCTCCCCCCGAACCCACCGTTCGGACGGCCGCACCACGCACCGGGCCGCACCACGCGGCAAAGCGGCGCGCCCCGCCACCGCCCCGCGCAGACGGGCGGCTCCGCGCCGCGCGGCAGGCCGGGGCGGCTCGGTCGCCGGCCGGCTCGGTGTGTTCCTGTGCGTACTGGGACTGCTCCTGGGCCTGTACACCGCCTACTCGGTGTGGGGGACGGACTACTTCGCGAACCGCAAGGCCCAGAGCAATTCCGCGGATCTGCGGGCGCAATGGAAGCAGGAGGGCACGACCGCGAAGGGGCGCACGCCGCCGCCGGGCAGCGCGATCGGCTTCCTGTACGTGCCCCGGATGAGCAGGGACCCGGTCCTCATCAAGCCCGGCACGGCCAAGAGCGTCCTCGACAAGGGCGTGGCGGGCGTGTACACCGATGCCGCCAGGCCCTGGGACACCACCGGCAACTTCGCGCTGGCCGCGCACCGGGACGGGCACGGGGCGAAGTTCCACAACATGGACCGGATCCGTCCGGGCGACACGGCGGTCGTCGAGACCCGCGACACCTGGTACGTCTACACGATGGACAAGGTCCTGCCGAAGACCTCCATCGACAACACCGGGATCCTCCAGGCCGTGCCGAAGGGCTCCGGCTACTCGGGTCCCGGCCGCTACATCACGCTGACCACGTGCACCCCGAAGTACACCTCGAAGTTCCGCATGGCCGTCTGGGGCCACCTGGTGCGCACGATGCCCGTAGACCCCGCCGGAACCCTGCCGACGGAGCTGCGGTGAGGAAGCGCACGCGGATCGACGTGGCACTGGGCCAGGCCCGCGCCGCGGCACTTGTCGAGCGGTACCGGGACCGACTGGTGGAACAGGACCTGATCCCGCCCGACCGGGCGCTGCGCCTGGCGTGCCAGGCGTACTGCGAGGGCTACGTGTACGTCACCGCGGCGCCGGGACAGGTCTGGGAGCGGATCGAGAAGGAGGACGGGGGCAGCGACCACCTGCTGATCCTCTCCTTCGACCAGTCCTGGCTGGGACGCACGGCCCTGTGCGAATTCACCGACGGGGAGCACGAGGAGCTGCTCCTCGACGAGCTGGACGAGCAGTACGCGCTCCACTCCTGGCCCGCCGATGAGGGCGGCGAAGCGTCGTGGACCGGCCCCGGGCAGCGTCCCTACTGACCTTCCGGGCAGCCCCGGCGGGACTTCCCTCACGGCCTCCCGGGCAGGTGCTCCCGGGAGGCCTCCCGTGCCTGCGGGTGAGGTGACCGTCCACCGGCCGGTCCGTCGACCGGGGGATCGGCGGTGCCGCGCCCCACGCACAGACTTGGCGGACAGGCCCCACAGGCCCCCGCCCACCCCGTGCGACCCGCCCCTCGAGGCCGGTCCGTAGGGGCAGAGGCGTCACTGCGGCCCCCGAGGAGCACGATGTCCCTCCCCCTGACGCAACCGTCGCCGGCCCGGCCGTCCGCCTCGGGCAGCGGCTTCCGTGGCCACCCGCGGGGCCTGGCCACCCTCTTCATGACCGAGATGTGGGAGCGCTTCAGCTACTACGGCATGCGCGCCCTGCTCGTCTTCTACCTGATCTCCGGCGGCCACGCCGGCCTGACGGCCCACCTGCCCGGCGGCGGCCTGGGGATGACCCTGGCCGCGGCAACCGCCGTGTACTCCGTCTACCTGGCCGTCGTATACCTGATGACGATGCCCGGCGGATGGTTCGCGGACCGGGTCTGGGGAGCCCGGCGGACCGTGGCCGTCGGCGGCGTCATCATCGTGATCGGGCACTTCGTGCTCGCCGTGCCCGGTACCGCGGCCTTCCTCATCGGCCTTGCGCTGGTCGCCATCGGTTCGGGCCTGCTCAAGGCGAACGTGTCGGCCATGGTCGGCCACCTCTACCCGCGCCTCGACGACCCCCGGCGCGACGGCGGCTTCACGCTCTTCTACGTCGGCATCAACATCGGCAGCCTGCTGGCCCCCCTGGTGATCGGCACGGTCGGAGAGACGGTGAGCTGGGCCCTGGCCTTCATCCTCTCCGGCGTGGGCATGGCGCTCGGCCTGGCCCAGTACCTGAGCGGCACGAAGCACCTGGCCGAGGCCAGCAGCCGTGTTCCGCACCCGCTCAGCACGGCTGAACGCCGCTCCCTGGCCCGCAGGACGCTCGCCGTCCTGGCCGTCGTCGCCGCCTTCTACACGGCGGTGTCGGCCACCGGCCACTACACCCTCACCTGGGCCCTGCTGCCCCTGACCGTGATCGGTCTGGCCGTACCCGTCGCCGTCCTGGTACGGATGAAGCGCGACCGCAACCTGACGGCGGACGAACAGGCGAAGCTGCGCGGATACATCTGGCTGTTCGTCGCCGCCGCCGTGTTCTGGATGATCTACGACCAGGCCGGATCTACACTGCTGGCGTTCGCCAAGACCAGCGCCTCCGCGACGATCGGCGGGTTCGCCGTCCCGGGCTCCTGGTACCAGGCCCTCAACCCGGTGTTCATCATCGTTCTGGCTCCGGTCTTCGTCTGGCTGTGGCTGCACCTGGCTCGCCGCCGTCGACAGGCCAGCAACGCGGGCAAGTTCGGCATGGGCCTGCTGCTGATCGGCGTCTCCTTCCTGGTCTTCCTGGTCCCCATGCACCTGGCCTCGGGCGGGGCACGGGTCAGTCCCTGGTGGCTGGTGATCATCTTCCTGGTGCAGACCCTGGGCGAGCTGAGCCTGTCCCCCGTGGGACTGTCCGCCACCACGCAGCTGGCACCGCGCAAGTACTGCAGCCAGATGATGGGCGTCTGGTTCCTGGCGGTCACGGCGGGCGACTCCGTGACGGGCCTGCTGTCCATAGCTCACGTGAACCTGGCGGACACCCCCGCCGTCGCGGTGGAGGGCGCCGTGGCCGCCCTGGCCGGTCTCGCCGTCTACCTGTCGCGCCGCGGCATCAGCCGGCTGATGGGCTCGGCGGCCTGACCGCCGCGGGCCCCCGAACCCCCGGTCGCTCCCCCTCGTTCCCACTCGTTCCCCCGAAAGGCAACGCCCCCCATGACATCCGAAGCCCGGCTCGCCCGCGCCGCATTCGCCACGATGACCACCTTCGGCCTGATGGGCGCCGTCAGCGCGGTCTGGGTGGTCCGCATTCCGGCACTGCGGGACAAGTTCGGCCTGACCGAGTCCCAGGTGGGCCTGGAAGTCCTCGCCTGGGGGCTCGGAGCGCTGGTGGCCATGCAGTTCTCCACCCGGCTCCTCGGCCGGTACGGCAGCCACCGCGTGCTGCGCGTGGCCGTCCCCGCCTCGGTGGCCGGTCTGCTGCTGCTCGCCTTCGCCCCCGGTTTCGGCTTCCTCCTGGCGGGGGGCCTGCTGTTCGGGGGCCTGTTCGGTCTCGTGGACGTGGCGGCCAACGCCCAGGCCTCGTACCTGGAGCGGGTCGGCGGCCGTCCGCTGATGGGCCGGATGCACGCGGGCTGGAGCCTGGGTGCGGTGGTCGGCGGCCTCCTCGGGTCCGGACTCGCCGCCGCCGGACTGGGTTTCACGCCCTCGGTCGGTCTGGCTGCCGTGATCGCCCTCGTACCGGCCGTGCACACGGCCGCCCACTTCCTGCCCGAGGCTCCCTCCCCGGCCGCCGCCGGGGGACGTGCCCGCCGGGCGCGGTTGCCGCGGCCCGTGCTCGTGCTGGGCGCCCTGATGTTCTGTGCCTTCCTCGCCGAGGGGGCGGTCGCCGACTGGAGCGGCCTGCACCTCCATGACGGGCTGGGGGCCTCCGAAGCCGTCGCGGCCCTCGGCTACCCCGCCTTCGAACTGGCCATGCTCGGCGGACGGCTGCTGTGCGACCGGCTGACCGGCCGCTGCGGCGCCCGGCTGCTGCTGACCGGTGCGGGACTGGCCGGTGCGGCCGGGTTCGCCCTGTTCGTCGCCGCGTCCAGCGCGCCGCTCGCGGTGGCGGGGCTCGTCCTGGTCGGCGCCGCGGTGTGCGTCGTCGTACCGCTGACCTTCTCCCTGGCCGGTCTCACCGGCGGCGAACACGCGACGGCGGCCATCGCCCGGGCCGGCACCCTGGGCTACTGCGGGCTGCTGCTCGGGCCGGTGGCCATCGGCCTGGTCGCGGAGCACACCTCGCTGCGCACCGGCTTCCTCCTCCTCGTACCGGTCTGCCTGGCGATCGCGGGCGGCGCCTGGTCCCTGCCCGACCTGCGGGTCCCGGCCCACCCCGACACCACCGGCACGAAGACCGCTCTCCACCGCACGTGACACGAAAGGCAACCACCTCATGCCCGATCTGTTCCTCATGGCCCACGGCAGCACCCCTTCCCTGGGAGCACGGGCCCGCGTCCCGGCCGGGCGCAGCCTCGTTTCCTACGCCGATCCCGGTACCGCCCTGGCGACCACGGAGATCCAGCTGGGCCTCTCCGGGGCAGCCGGGGCGCCTGCGCCCCGGGTCCGGAGCGGAGCCATGGTCGCCAACGCACAGTTCTTCCCCGTGACCGACTTCGAGCTCTCCACGGTGTACGCGCACTTCAGCGAATGCAAGGGCGAGTTGATGACCTTGCCGGGCCCGATGTGGCTCTGCACGAACCCGGCTCTGTGCACGGGCCCCCGGCACGTGTGCGGCGGGGTGCTCGGCCCGCAGTTCGCCGCGTACGACAGGATCCACCTGCTGGCCTGTCGTGGTGGAGCCGAGAGCGGGAACTCCGTCGTCGAGGCCCTGTCCAAGGAGACCGACGCCTTCCTGGAGGGCAACTACGCGACGACGCGCATGCACTGGGCGAACCTGGACCAGACGCATCAGACGCGGTACCTCGGGTTCGAGGGGGTGCTGCTGTGGTTCCAGGTGCACAGCTGCGAGCTGCGCGCCGCGGCCGCGGTGGGCGAGTTCCACCGGCTGCTCGACTTCCAGACGGCCA
Encoded proteins:
- a CDS encoding C40 family peptidase translates to MSDSSTWQPHSPSPQRATSGRHRKPAGPGPLTALRVGVTTGVLGTVAAITPVAADAVTNPAAGERESVTMELDLTSFLDSITAETADAVRQTGEAHAREAAAKQAAAEAKAEAKAAAEKAAAEEAARQKAAQEKAAREKAAREKAAREKAAKARAAKAAAAQAARTSAVTPGSGTTTSGTGAAAVIEFARGQLGTAYIMGGTSATGWDCSGLVQAAYRQAGIELPRVSQSQSAVGSSVPLGDLRAGDILYWGSPGSAHHVALYIGDGKFIGAQNPSVGVVERDLAYDAPSGAVRLL
- a CDS encoding cupin domain-containing protein; protein product: MATTSPRIRPLRARRRPTVPAGDVRAEEYDDHPYAPTARHLARGTAPEPMELHADGVSEVLIRRITIPVSGSTGRHFHPGDVLAVVEQGELTHVADNGPTHVYHAGDALLEPRGEEHVHEGINTGGDEVVLLVTYLNSSAGPLAVSVG
- a CDS encoding ATP-binding protein, producing the protein MSAFEPHCTASSLLRPGCASLAVREARKLVADLIDGCSRAGCQEAVRRADDVLLVVSELVTNACRHAGGADEVRVRCERGELVVEVEDGSETTPREPVDEAKGETGGYGCQLVTALADRWGVAPRQDEGCGKTVYAGFALN
- a CDS encoding penicillin-binding transpeptidase domain-containing protein, producing the protein MNRTVRRTAVLLLLLLLALLVRATWIQGPGAGALADNDHNRRFALRRYARPLGDIYAGGQPLTGSEHTGSGPLAYQRTYADGPLYAPVTGYDSQLYGSTLLERLYRGDLDGTDTRMQSPLDVLTKSPGPPGAVMTTIDPAVQRAGFAALSGASGGAVALDPASGAVLAMVSSPSYDPGLISGGPGAAAAWKKLSADRGRAMANLALREPVAPGSAFKLVTAAAALEDGLYPSVDTPTRSPLPYTLPGTRTPLPNEDASAPCRNATLRTALRYSCNNVFANVAHDLGQPKMLAMARKFGFDEPRQDFPVRAATSVYPTSAMTESSLALTGIGQFDVTATPLQMAMVSAAIVNDGRLAAPYLVSEVTDHGGRPVLSVPRGGTSQVISPQTAEQLRSAMETVVGKGSGAAARVPGAEVGGKTGTAQRGVGNSGNPYAWFTAYGRKGDRQVAVAVWIRDSAAARSEVSGGRLAAPVAARMMTAALNH
- a CDS encoding class E sortase, producing the protein MPRSPSPRTHRSDGRTTHRAAPRGKAARPATAPRRRAAPRRAAGRGGSVAGRLGVFLCVLGLLLGLYTAYSVWGTDYFANRKAQSNSADLRAQWKQEGTTAKGRTPPPGSAIGFLYVPRMSRDPVLIKPGTAKSVLDKGVAGVYTDAARPWDTTGNFALAAHRDGHGAKFHNMDRIRPGDTAVVETRDTWYVYTMDKVLPKTSIDNTGILQAVPKGSGYSGPGRYITLTTCTPKYTSKFRMAVWGHLVRTMPVDPAGTLPTELR
- a CDS encoding peptide MFS transporter, whose protein sequence is MSLPLTQPSPARPSASGSGFRGHPRGLATLFMTEMWERFSYYGMRALLVFYLISGGHAGLTAHLPGGGLGMTLAAATAVYSVYLAVVYLMTMPGGWFADRVWGARRTVAVGGVIIVIGHFVLAVPGTAAFLIGLALVAIGSGLLKANVSAMVGHLYPRLDDPRRDGGFTLFYVGINIGSLLAPLVIGTVGETVSWALAFILSGVGMALGLAQYLSGTKHLAEASSRVPHPLSTAERRSLARRTLAVLAVVAAFYTAVSATGHYTLTWALLPLTVIGLAVPVAVLVRMKRDRNLTADEQAKLRGYIWLFVAAAVFWMIYDQAGSTLLAFAKTSASATIGGFAVPGSWYQALNPVFIIVLAPVFVWLWLHLARRRRQASNAGKFGMGLLLIGVSFLVFLVPMHLASGGARVSPWWLVIIFLVQTLGELSLSPVGLSATTQLAPRKYCSQMMGVWFLAVTAGDSVTGLLSIAHVNLADTPAVAVEGAVAALAGLAVYLSRRGISRLMGSAA
- a CDS encoding MFS transporter, whose product is MTSEARLARAAFATMTTFGLMGAVSAVWVVRIPALRDKFGLTESQVGLEVLAWGLGALVAMQFSTRLLGRYGSHRVLRVAVPASVAGLLLLAFAPGFGFLLAGGLLFGGLFGLVDVAANAQASYLERVGGRPLMGRMHAGWSLGAVVGGLLGSGLAAAGLGFTPSVGLAAVIALVPAVHTAAHFLPEAPSPAAAGGRARRARLPRPVLVLGALMFCAFLAEGAVADWSGLHLHDGLGASEAVAALGYPAFELAMLGGRLLCDRLTGRCGARLLLTGAGLAGAAGFALFVAASSAPLAVAGLVLVGAAVCVVVPLTFSLAGLTGGEHATAAIARAGTLGYCGLLLGPVAIGLVAEHTSLRTGFLLLVPVCLAIAGGAWSLPDLRVPAHPDTTGTKTALHRT
- a CDS encoding putative adhesin, which codes for MPDLFLMAHGSTPSLGARARVPAGRSLVSYADPGTALATTEIQLGLSGAAGAPAPRVRSGAMVANAQFFPVTDFELSTVYAHFSECKGELMTLPGPMWLCTNPALCTGPRHVCGGVLGPQFAAYDRIHLLACRGGAESGNSVVEALSKETDAFLEGNYATTRMHWANLDQTHQTRYLGFEGVLLWFQVHSCELRAAAAVGEFHRLLDFQTAMPKKYRDVLLGAGDDDWPWVGEFMAQLRTEQQALVGLEQCFDSTVWSALSEAGQLRALEVYRLWGPTYLESVEDSITAAGLVVPGQLTL